A part of Papilio machaon chromosome 11, ilPapMach1.1, whole genome shotgun sequence genomic DNA contains:
- the LOC106711529 gene encoding toll-like receptor 6, protein MQATVLLLWYSVWCGLRSGAGGAALTSRVAEAPQECEWQRVSGGPGEPTRVQLACSLRTAAGATDLLAGLSASQAQRITALDLHCTDVLFFESSLDVGRRKEEGTELLSRFHNLKELRIESCKIRYVPSAVLSPLSGLRTLSIRTHNTDWSAMSMEFHRDTFRGLTDLRSLDLGDNNIWVLPSEIFCPLYNLKELNVTQNRLQDISNLGFSDWGNGPTAPGKSCNTVLETLDMSHNEISALPDNGLSSLRALQKLFLQDNRISTVADRAFVGLSDLQILNLSTNALTALPPEMFQSSRDIKQIYLNNNSLSVLAPGLLEGLDQLQILDLSVNELTSEWVNRDTFSGLVRLIVLNLSHNKISKIDALLFQDLNNLQFLSLEFNNIARIADGAFSNLKNLHSLSLAHNNIIEVDSGHFSNLYVLNQLFLDGNRITKIDLRSFENITKLHDLGLSGNQLTEVPEAIKTLRFLTSLDLGMNRITKVTTSQFEGLDDLYGLRLVGNKIEKISKDTFVALPSLQILNLASNNIDQIDDGAFSSNQQLKAIGLDGNKLVDLKGIFTNTQPLVWLNVSNNELLWFDYSYIPTNVEWLDMHENKIEKLEDTYGLKESCNIKMLDVSHNKIRSLDEFSFPSSVETIVLNNNHIEDINPGTFLQKYNLNKVILYSNKIRTLEVGAFAISAVSEDKDLPEFYISENPFDCDCTMEWLQRINQLSDLRQRPRVMDLESVRCSLTHSRNKLGVFLLEVKSSEFLCKYDSHCFTLCHCCDFDACDCKMTCPDNCTCYHDLTWNSNVVYCSNAGYDHVPDRMPMDATEIYLDGNDLKELGNHVFIGKKRLQVLYLNNSNINTIQNRTFNGIESLRVLHLENNKLEVLRNTQFTRLPNLNELYLNENKIKVIENDTFNYLPSLEYLNLDNNGYVDYMPWRVITDNNPRTRVSVDGNNWICDCKDVAQLNQWLIKKSKDTETMMCYFAHGQSMNKTIATVAKECKTETTTEETGTETLKRLFIESNDGVENYIPYIAVVLIIVIILLVMCAFLFMFREDFKLWMHSKYGVRVFSSSSKDMNDNKNKRFDAFFVYNPRDEDFVTRAVSSELENSGHSLCLQHRDLQLIERRSGDSLSSASESSKRLIIVLSINFLEQEWYAPESKAAIQSAINSVNVRHRRQKIIFLVTTDLSAINIDPDLKVLLKTCTVIVWGEKNCWEKLNFRLPDVDVTLPNRTLHNANNMKTSNREAFGRHGNLRYTAPPTSQDPWYKYGMAPPILMMSSPMHSTSASAEVSARSTEDETCSVASSEGRPDDRLPHHHSYVSIDNHQCEERPLRPAQQIPMSNTRPTNVRKTYFV, encoded by the coding sequence atgcaagCGACTGTATTATTGTTGTGGTACTCTGTGTGGTGCGGGCTACGGTCCGGCGCGGGCGGCGCAGCGCTGACAAGCCGCGTGGCGGAGGCGCCGCAGGAGTGCGAGTGGCAGCGTGTGTCGGGCGGTCCCGGCGAACCTACGCGCGTGCAGCTGGCGTGCTCGCTGCGCACGGCAGCCGGCGCTACGGACCTGCTGGCCGGCCTTAGCGCCTCGCAGGCGCAGCGCATCACTGCACTGGACTTGCATTGCACTGACGTATTGTTCTTCGAGAGCTCCCTTGACGTCGGAAGAAGAAAAGAAGAAGGAACTGAACTGTTGTCGCGTTTTCACAACTTAAAAGAATTGCGAATAGAATCGTGTAAAATCCGATACGTCCCGTCGGCAGTATTGTCGCCGCTAAGTGGTTTACGCACCCTGAGCATACGTACTCATAACACGGATTGGTCCGCTATGTCAATGGAATTCCACAGAGACACATTCAGAGGACTTACCGATCTTAGAAGTTTAGACTTGGGTGATAACAACATATGGGTACTCCCGTCGGAGATATTTTGTCCCCTATACAATTTAAAGGAGTTAAACGTTACGCAGAACAGATTACAGGATATATCGAACTTAGGATTTTCGGACTGGGGCAATGGGCCTACTGCGCCAGGTAAATCTTGTAATACTGTATTGGAGACGTTAGATATGTCACACAATGAAATAAGTGCTTTGCCAGATAACGGTCTTTCGAGTCTACGCGCTcttcaaaaactatttttacaaGATAACAGGATATCAACAGTGGCAGATCGCGCATTCGTCGGTTTGAGTGATCTGCAGATACTTAATTTATCAACCAATGCACTGACGGCGCTGCCACCGGAGATGTTTCAATCTTCGCGGgacataaaacaaatatatttaaacaataactcGCTAAGCGTGCTCGCACCTGGATTGCTTGAAGGACTCGATCAGCTGCAGATACTAGACTTGTCCGTCAACGAGTTGACGAGTGAGTGGGTCAACCGCGATACATTCTCGGGATTGGTGCGTCTCATTGTTTTGAATTTGTCACATAACAAAATAAGCAAGATAGACGCACTGTTATTTCAAGATTTAAACAATCTTCAGTTCTTAAGTTTGGAATTCAACAACATCGCTCGAATAGCAGACGGAGCATTTTCTAATTTGAAGAACCTCCACTCTCTGTCTTTGGCTCACAACAATATTATCGAAGTGGACAGCGGTCATTTCTCAAACTTATACGTATTAAACCAGTTATTCCTCGACGGTAACAGAATAACGAAGATAGACTTACGctcttttgaaaatattacaaagctGCACGATTTGGGCCTCAGTGGAAACCAGTTGACCGAGGTACCGGAAGCCATAAAGACGCTTAGATTTTTAACATCTCTAGACTTAGGCATGAATAGAATTACAAAAGTCACGACTTCGCAGTTTGAAGGTTTAGATGATTTGTACGGGTTGCGGCTCGTCGGGAATAAGATTGAGAAAATCTCTAAGGATACTTTTGTTGCCTTGCCGTCGCTGCAGATATTAAATTTGGCTTCGAATAACATTGATCAAATTGACGACGGAGCTTTTTCCTCTAATCAGCAATTAAAAGCAATAGGTTTGGATGGAAACAAATTGGTCGACCTAAAAGGCATATTTACCAACACGCAACCCCTCGTTTGGTTAAATGTGTCAAACAATGAGTTGCTTTGGTTCGACTACAGCTACATACCCACGAACGTCGAATGGCTAGACATGCACGAGAACAAAATTGAAAAGCTCGAAGACACGTACGGATTGAAAGAATCttgcaatataaaaatgctCGATGTTAGTCACAACAAAATAAGAAGTCTCGACGAGTTCTCTTTCCCTAGCAGCGTAGAGACCattgttttaaacaataatcacATTGAAGACATAAATCCGggtacatttttacaaaagtatAACCTAAACAAAGTAATTCTTTATTCAAACAAGATAAGAACTTTAGAAGTTGGTGCGTTTGCAATATCAGCCGTATCGGAAGACAAAGATCTACCCGAATTTTATATCAGCGAGAATCCATTCGATTGCGACTGTACAATGGAATGGTTGCAGAGAATTAACCAATTAAGCGACCTCAGACAGCGGCCGAGAGTAATGGATTTAGAAAGCGTTAGGTGCTCTTTGACACACTCACGAAATAAGTTGGGCGTGTTTCTACTCGAAGTGAAGTCATCGGAATTTTTGTGCAAGTACGATTCACACTGCTTCACCCTGTGCCATTGTTGTGACTTTGATGCTTGTGATTGTAAGATGACTTGTCCAGATAATTGTACGTGTTATCATGATCTCACCTGGAACTCCAACGTCGTGTATTGTTCGAACGCCGGCTACGATCACGTGCCGGACAGAATGCCGATGGACGCGACCGAAATCTATTTGGACGGAAACGACTTGAAAGAATTAGGAAATCACGTATTTATCGGTAAAAAACGACTGCAAGTTCTTTATCTCAATAACAGTAATATAAACACAATACAAAATAGAACGTTTAACGGCATCGAATCATTGAGAGTACTCcacttagaaaataataaactcgAAGTACTTAGAAATACGCAATTTACTCGGCTTCCGAATCTAAACGAACTTTATTTGAACGAAAATAAGATAAAGGTGATAGAAAATgatacatttaattacttgCCATCGCTGGAGTATCTGAACCTTGACAATAACGGTTATGTTGATTACATGCCGTGGAGAGTCATTACagataataatcctcgcacgCGGGTCTCCGTCGACGGCAACAACTGGATATGCGATTGTAAAGATGTGGCCCAGCTGAATCAATGGCTAATAAAGAAATCCAAAGACACCGAAACCATGATGTGTTACTTTGCACACGGCCAGTCAATGAATAAAACCATCGCCACGGTAGCGAAGGAATGTAAAACGGAGACTACCACAGAAGAGACCGGGACCGAGACTCTAAAACGATTATTCATTGAATCGAATGATGGCGTCGAAAATTACATTCCATATATTGCAGTCGTGTTGATAATAGTAATCATACTTTTGGTGATGTGCGCCTTTCTATTCATGTTCCGggaagattttaaattatggatGCATTCTAAATACGGTGTTAGAGTATTCAGCTCTTCTTCGAAGGATATGAacgataacaaaaataaacgcTTCGACGCTTTCTTTGTGTATAATCCACGAGACGAAGACTTTGTGACGCGTGCGGTGAGTTCGGAATTAGAGAATTCTGGTCATTCTTTGTGCCTTCAGCATAGGGACTTGCAACTAATCGAGAGACGATCGGGCGATAGTTTATCCAGTGCCTCGGAAAGTTCCAAAAGACTTATTATTGTGTtatcaataaactttttagAACAAGAATGGTACGCGCCAGAATCAAAGGCGGCTATTCAAAGTGCTATTAATTCAGTGAATGTTAGGCATAGACGTCAAAAGATAATTTTCCTTGTAACCACGGACTTGAGTGCCATAAACATCGATCCAGATTTAAAAGTGTTGCTCAAAACGTGTACAGTGATCGTGTGGGGGGAGAAAAACTGTTGggaaaaactaaattttcgGTTGCCCGACGTGGACGTGACGTTGCCCAATCGGACGCTTCATAACGctaataatatgaaaactaGTAATAGAGAGGCGTTCGGTCGTCACGGTAACCTGAGATACACGGCGCCGCCGACGTCTCAGGACCCGTGGTACAAATACGGCATGGCGCCTCCAATCCTGATGATGTCGAGTCCCATGCACTCGACGAGCGCGAGTGCCGAGGTGTCGGCGCGCAGCACGGAGGACGAGACGTGCTCGGTGGCGAGCAGCGAGGGCCGGCCTGACGACCGTCTGCCGCACCATCACAGCTACGTCTCCATAGACAACCACCAGTGCGAGGAGCGCCCTCTCCGGCCTGCGCAACAGATACCCATGTCTAATACGCGGCCCACTAATGTAAGAAAGActtatttcgtttaa